One genomic segment of Ricinus communis isolate WT05 ecotype wild-type chromosome 5, ASM1957865v1, whole genome shotgun sequence includes these proteins:
- the LOC8287424 gene encoding protein SPIRAL1-like 5, translated as MSRGGSYGGGQSSLGYLFGSDENPTTPPPSQTVNLPPYGVDVIPEKNNPNNLSAEKGKVSNNYHRAQGQNTGNFITDRPSTKVKSVPGGDSSLGYLFGDK; from the exons ATGAGTAGAGGTGGAAGCTACGGTGGCGGTCAGAGTTCTTTAGGCTACCTTTTCGGGTCTGATGAGAATCCAACTACACCACCGCCTTCCCAGACTGTTAACCTACCTCCTTATGGTGTTGATGTGATCCCTGAAAAGAATAATCCAAATAATCTTTCTGCTGAAAAAGGCAAGGTGTCGAACAACTATCACCGAGCTCAAGGCCAGAATACTGGCAACTTTATTACT GATCGTCCGTCCACAAAGGTGAAGTCTGTTCCCGGAGGAGATTCATCTCTTGGGTACCTCTTTGGAGATAAGTGA